The following nucleotide sequence is from Firmicutes bacterium ASF500.
ACTACCTGCGGGAGCTGGAGAACGAGGGCTATGTCCCCGACACCCAGATGAAAACCGTCTATGTCACCGCAGGCGAGACCACCCTGGTGGAGTGGAAAAACATCCCCATCACCGCTCAGATCCAGATCGTGAAAAAATCCGCCGACTACAACTCCACCAACGGTCTGCCTGCGGGTACCCCGCTGGAGGGGGCTGTGTTCGAGATCTACGACAAGGCGGGGAATCTGGTGGATACCATCAAGAGCGACCAGCGCGGTCTGGCCTCCTCCAAGCCCCTGCCCCTGGGCCGCTATACCATCCGGGAGACTAAGGCCCCGGCCAACTACGGCGTGAGCGACCAGGAGTTGACCGCCTACCTGGAGCATGAGGGCCAGATCCTCCGCTTCGAGGTGACCAACAAGAGCCTGACCACCGGCGTGTCCATCACCAAGACCGGCCCCAAGGAGGCCATGGCTGGCCAGCCGGTCAACTATGTGTTGTCCGGTATCGCCAACAATTCCAACGTCATGCTCCAGTCCTTCTACTGGCGCGACACTCTCCCCACCCAGGTGCGGCTGAACACCATCGTCACCGGCACCTACAACTTCCCCGGCGTGTATAAGATCACCTACCGGGTGAACGGCGGCGAGTACCGGACACTGGCGGACAACCTGTCCACCAGCAGAAACTATACCCTGCAGGCATCCCCCGCCGCCCTGGGCCTCGCGGCCAATGAGCGGGTGACGGAAGTGATGTTCGTCTTCGGTCAGGCCCCCGCTGGCTTCGCCCAGGTGGAGAAGCCCCAGATCAAGTGTACCGCCGTGGCTGGCCTGACCGCTGGCAGCAGCTTCGTCAACATCGCGGATGTGGGCGGCGTGTACAACGGGGTCTGGGTGCAGGCCATCTCCCGCTGGGTTACCACCGTTTACGGCAAGCCCACCCCGCTGCCCAAGACCGGGTATTAAGCACACCCCTGGAGGTTCCTTCTTTTGAGGGGGCCTCCGCTTTCCCTATACATTATATATAATCCTCAGCTTGTTTCCCCGCCCGTAGGGCGGGGAAACAAAAAAATCACAACTTTGAAAAGGAGAAACGCTATGCTGAAAATTACCGCAATCGGGAACCTGACCAACGATGTGGAGCTGAAGTGCCATGAGGACGGCAAGCCCTACGCCATCCTGCGCATTGCCTCCGACCGCCGCTACCGTGACCGGGAGGGCAACAAGCTCACCGACTTCATCTCCATCAAGGTCCGCGGCGCTCTGGCGGAGCGCTGCGCGGCCTTCGCCTGGAAGGGCTGTAAGCTGGCCGCCTCCGGCGACTTCGAGACCATCACCTTCGCGGAGGACCCCACCCGCCAGCCGGGATTTCTCATCAAGGCCAACGAAGTGGAGTTCCTGTCCCCCCGGAGGGTGGAGGAGGCCGCAGCAGCGGCGGAAGCTGACAGCGGCGCCGGTGATGAGGCGGCCTGATGCGCAACACTAGAACCATATACAGCAGTACGGAGCGCACCCCTACCGTCCTGCCTGAGATGGCTGAACTGCTCCCCCCGCTGACGGGGGAGCAGCTCGCCGCCCTGGAAGCGGACATCCTGAAAAATGGCTGCTACTCCCCGGTGATCGTCAACGAGGACATGGTGGTCATCGATGGCCACAACCGGCAGAGGCTGTGTGAACAGCACGGCCTGCTCTACCAGATGGCCGTGTTCTCGTTTGAAGATATGCTGGAGGCCAAGCAGTGGGCGCTGGACACCCAGAAGGGCCGCCGCAACCTGGACAAGTGGGAGCTGGGCAAGATCGCCCTTCGGCTGAAGCCGGACATCGAGGCCAGGGCCAGGGAGAATATGGGAACCCGCACAGACCTTTCGGCAACATTGCCAAAAGGTTCTGAGCCTGTGGACACCCGCAGGGAGCTGGCGGACGCTGTCGGCCTGGGGGAACGCACCATGGGCAAGGTCATGCAGATCGATGAACACGCCCCCACCGCTGTG
It contains:
- a CDS encoding Single-stranded DNA-binding protein, producing the protein MLKITAIGNLTNDVELKCHEDGKPYAILRIASDRRYRDREGNKLTDFISIKVRGALAERCAAFAWKGCKLAASGDFETITFAEDPTRQPGFLIKANEVEFLSPRRVEEAAAAAEADSGAGDEAA